A single region of the Hippoglossus hippoglossus isolate fHipHip1 chromosome 17, fHipHip1.pri, whole genome shotgun sequence genome encodes:
- the fubp1 gene encoding far upstream element-binding protein 1 isoform X10 translates to MADYSNVAPPSSNSGGGMNDAFKDALQRARQVGRPIAAKIGGDGVAAPPSNEFGYGGQKRPLEDAGGYFPMPNLNIDQPETKKVATSDAFSGMGGMGGAPRSLSEEFKVPDGMVGFIIGRGGEQISRLQQESGCKIQIAPDSGGMPDRSVTLTGPPEAIQGAKRLLSEIVEKGRPAPAFHHNDGPGMTVQEIMVPASKAGLVIGKGGETIKSLQERAGVKMVMIQDGPQNTGADKPLRISGEPFKVQQAKEMVMELIRDQGFREQRGEYGSRIGGGGGGGGGGGGGGGGGNGGGGGGGDSLDVPVPRFAVGIVIGRNGEMIKKIQNDTGVRIQFKPDDGSTPDRIAQIMGPPDQAQHAAEIISDLLRSVQAGGPPGHGGGGGGGGGGGGRGRGRGQGNWNMGPPGGLQEFTFTVPTMKTGLIIGKGGETIKGISQQSGARIELQRNPPPNADPNIKMFTVRGSPQQIDYARQLVEEKIGGPVTPMGGPHGPPGPHGGPGPHGPPGPPGPPGAPMGPYNPGPYNQGPPGPHGPPAPYQPQGWGNGYPHWQQGQPDPNVSGPDKAAADANAAAWAAYYAQYGQQPQTPMTPTSGAPGTTQTNGQGQQSQQPQDYTKAWEEYYKKQGQAAPQATAAAAASQPGGQPDYSAAWAEYYRQQAAYYGTTSPQAMGAAPQAPQGQ, encoded by the exons aTGGCTGACTACAGCAACGTGGCTCCCCCGTCCTCTAACTCCGGTGGCGGGATGAACGACGCTTTTAAAGATGCTCTGCAGCGAGCACGACAGGTAGGAAGACCC ATCGCAGCGAAGATCGGAGGCGATGGCGTCGCGGCTCCTCCATCAAATGAGTTTGGCTACGGAGGCCAGAAAAGGCCCCTGGAGGACGCTGGTGGGTATTTTCCCATGCCTAACCTGAATATCG ACCAGCCAGAGACGAAGAAAGTGGCTACAAGTGATG cCTTTTCAGGAATGGGAGGAATGGGTGGTGCCCCAAG GTCATTGTCAGAAGAGTTCAAGGTCCCAGATGGAATGGTCGGCTTCA TCATTGGAAGAGGGGGCGAACAAATATCACGTCTGCAGCAGGAATCTGGCTGTAAAATACAGATTGCCCCTG ACAGCGGTGGCATGCCAGACAGGTCGGTGACGTTAACGGGACCACCAGAAGCAATCCA GGGTGCAAAGAGACTACTATCAGAGATTGTTGAGAAGGGACGTCCAGCTCCAGCGTTCCATCACAACGACGGTCCGGGAATGACTGTTCAGGAGATCATGGTCCCTGCCTCTAAAGCCGGACTTGTCATTGGAAAGGGTGGAGAAACCATCAAAAGCCTTCAG GAACGAGCCGGGGTGAAGATGGTCATGATCCAAGATGGACCCCAAAACACAGGCGCAGACAAGCCACTTCGAATTTCAGGAGAGCCCTTTAAAGTTCAG CAAGCCAAAGAAATGGTCATGGAGCTGATCAGAGACCAGGGCTTCAGAGAGCAGAGGGGCGAGTATGGTTCGAGAattggaggaggtggaggaggcggcggtggtggaggaggtggtggcggcggcggcaatggaggaggaggcggaggaggagatAGCTTGGAC GTCCCCGTCCCCCGGTTTGCTGTGGGTATCGTCATTGGCAGAAATGGAGAGATGATCAAGAAGATACAGAATGACACGGGCGTCCGGATTCAGTTTAAACCAG ATGACGGCAGCACACCAGACAGAATAGCACAGATCATGGGCCCCCCTGACCAGGCTCAACACGCAGCAGAGATCATATCTGACCTGCTGAGGAGTGTTCAGGCTGGAGGACCCCCAGGacatggtggtggtggcggcggaggaggcggcggcggcggcagagGGCGTGGCCGTGGGCAGGGCAACTGGAACATggggccccctggtggcctaCAGGAGTTTACCTTCACGGTCCCAACTATGAAGACAGGCCTCATCATTGGAAAAG GTGGTGAGACAATCAAGGGCATCAGCCAACAGTCCGGAGCCAGGATTGAGCTACAGAGGAATCCTCCACCCAACGCTGATCCCAACATCAAAATGTTCACAGTCAGAGGCTCCCCCCAACAGATCGACTACGCCAGgcagctggtggaggagaaaaTCGGA ggacCAGTCACACCAATGGGCGGCCCACATGGTCCCCCTGGTCCACATGGAGGCCCAGGCCCACATGGTCCTCCTGGGCCACCTGGACCTCCCGGGGCTCCCATGGGTCCATACAACCCTGGACCATATAACCAGGGACCTCCAGGGCCACA tgGTCCTCCCGCACCTTACCAGCCTCAGGGATGGGGCAATGGCTACCCACACTGGCAGCAGGGACAACCTGATCCAA ACGTTTCTGGTCCAGataaagcagcagctgatgccAACGCAGCAGCGTGGGCAGCCTACTACGCTCAGTACGGACAACAGCCACAGACGCCCATGACCCCAACAAGTGGCGCTCCCGGCACAACTCAAACAAACGGCCAAg GTCAACAGAGTCAACAACCTCAGGACTACACGAAAGCCTGGGAGGAATATTACAAGAAGCAAG GTCAAGCGGCCCCTCAGGCcactgcagcagcggcagcctCCCAGCCTGGAGGCCAGCCTGACTACAGCGCTGCCTGGGCGGAGTACTACCGGCAGCAGGCTGCGTACTATGGTACAACGAGCCCTCAGGCGATGGGTGCAGCACCACAAGCCCCTCAG GGCCAGTAA
- the fubp1 gene encoding far upstream element-binding protein 1 isoform X12: protein MADYSNVAPPSSNSGGGMNDAFKDALQRARQVGRPIAAKIGGDGVAAPPSNEFGYGGQKRPLEDAGGYFPMPNLNIDQPETKKVATSDAFSGMGGMGGAPRSLSEEFKVPDGMVGFIIGRGGEQISRLQQESGCKIQIAPDSGGMPDRSVTLTGPPEAIQGAKRLLSEIVEKGRPAPAFHHNDGPGMTVQEIMVPASKAGLVIGKGGETIKSLQERAGVKMVMIQDGPQNTGADKPLRISGEPFKVQQAKEMVMELIRDQGFREQRGEYGSRIGGGGGGGGGGGGGGGGGNGGGGGGGDSLDVPVPRFAVGIVIGRNGEMIKKIQNDTGVRIQFKPDDGSTPDRIAQIMGPPDQAQHAAEIISDLLRSVQAGGPPGHGGGGGGGGGGGGRGRGRGQGNWNMGPPGGLQEFTFTVPTMKTGLIIGKGGETIKGISQQSGARIELQRNPPPNADPNIKMFTVRGSPQQIDYARQLVEEKIGGPVTPMGGPHGPPGPHGGPGPHGPPGPPGPPGAPMGPYNPGPYNQGPPGPHGPPAPYQPQGWGNGYPHWQQGQPDPNKAAADANAAAWAAYYAQYGQQPQTPMTPTSGAPGTTQTNGQGQQSQQPQDYTKAWEEYYKKQGQAAPQATAAAAASQPGGQPDYSAAWAEYYRQQAAYYGTTSPQAMGAAPQAPQVHPR from the exons aTGGCTGACTACAGCAACGTGGCTCCCCCGTCCTCTAACTCCGGTGGCGGGATGAACGACGCTTTTAAAGATGCTCTGCAGCGAGCACGACAGGTAGGAAGACCC ATCGCAGCGAAGATCGGAGGCGATGGCGTCGCGGCTCCTCCATCAAATGAGTTTGGCTACGGAGGCCAGAAAAGGCCCCTGGAGGACGCTGGTGGGTATTTTCCCATGCCTAACCTGAATATCG ACCAGCCAGAGACGAAGAAAGTGGCTACAAGTGATG cCTTTTCAGGAATGGGAGGAATGGGTGGTGCCCCAAG GTCATTGTCAGAAGAGTTCAAGGTCCCAGATGGAATGGTCGGCTTCA TCATTGGAAGAGGGGGCGAACAAATATCACGTCTGCAGCAGGAATCTGGCTGTAAAATACAGATTGCCCCTG ACAGCGGTGGCATGCCAGACAGGTCGGTGACGTTAACGGGACCACCAGAAGCAATCCA GGGTGCAAAGAGACTACTATCAGAGATTGTTGAGAAGGGACGTCCAGCTCCAGCGTTCCATCACAACGACGGTCCGGGAATGACTGTTCAGGAGATCATGGTCCCTGCCTCTAAAGCCGGACTTGTCATTGGAAAGGGTGGAGAAACCATCAAAAGCCTTCAG GAACGAGCCGGGGTGAAGATGGTCATGATCCAAGATGGACCCCAAAACACAGGCGCAGACAAGCCACTTCGAATTTCAGGAGAGCCCTTTAAAGTTCAG CAAGCCAAAGAAATGGTCATGGAGCTGATCAGAGACCAGGGCTTCAGAGAGCAGAGGGGCGAGTATGGTTCGAGAattggaggaggtggaggaggcggcggtggtggaggaggtggtggcggcggcggcaatggaggaggaggcggaggaggagatAGCTTGGAC GTCCCCGTCCCCCGGTTTGCTGTGGGTATCGTCATTGGCAGAAATGGAGAGATGATCAAGAAGATACAGAATGACACGGGCGTCCGGATTCAGTTTAAACCAG ATGACGGCAGCACACCAGACAGAATAGCACAGATCATGGGCCCCCCTGACCAGGCTCAACACGCAGCAGAGATCATATCTGACCTGCTGAGGAGTGTTCAGGCTGGAGGACCCCCAGGacatggtggtggtggcggcggaggaggcggcggcggcggcagagGGCGTGGCCGTGGGCAGGGCAACTGGAACATggggccccctggtggcctaCAGGAGTTTACCTTCACGGTCCCAACTATGAAGACAGGCCTCATCATTGGAAAAG GTGGTGAGACAATCAAGGGCATCAGCCAACAGTCCGGAGCCAGGATTGAGCTACAGAGGAATCCTCCACCCAACGCTGATCCCAACATCAAAATGTTCACAGTCAGAGGCTCCCCCCAACAGATCGACTACGCCAGgcagctggtggaggagaaaaTCGGA ggacCAGTCACACCAATGGGCGGCCCACATGGTCCCCCTGGTCCACATGGAGGCCCAGGCCCACATGGTCCTCCTGGGCCACCTGGACCTCCCGGGGCTCCCATGGGTCCATACAACCCTGGACCATATAACCAGGGACCTCCAGGGCCACA tgGTCCTCCCGCACCTTACCAGCCTCAGGGATGGGGCAATGGCTACCCACACTGGCAGCAGGGACAACCTGATCCAA ataaagcagcagctgatgccAACGCAGCAGCGTGGGCAGCCTACTACGCTCAGTACGGACAACAGCCACAGACGCCCATGACCCCAACAAGTGGCGCTCCCGGCACAACTCAAACAAACGGCCAAg GTCAACAGAGTCAACAACCTCAGGACTACACGAAAGCCTGGGAGGAATATTACAAGAAGCAAG GTCAAGCGGCCCCTCAGGCcactgcagcagcggcagcctCCCAGCCTGGAGGCCAGCCTGACTACAGCGCTGCCTGGGCGGAGTACTACCGGCAGCAGGCTGCGTACTATGGTACAACGAGCCCTCAGGCGATGGGTGCAGCACCACAAGCCCCTCAGGTACACCCCCGATAA
- the fubp1 gene encoding far upstream element-binding protein 1 isoform X6 — protein sequence MADYSNVAPPSSNSGGGMNDAFKDALQRARQVGRPIAAKIGGDGVAAPPSNEFGYGGQKRPLEDADQPETKKVATSDAFSGMGGMGGAPRSLSEEFKVPDGMVGFIIGRGGEQISRLQQESGCKIQIAPDSGGMPDRSVTLTGPPEAIQGAKRLLSEIVEKGRPAPAFHHNDGPGMTVQEIMVPASKAGLVIGKGGETIKSLQERAGVKMVMIQDGPQNTGADKPLRISGEPFKVQQAKEMVMELIRDQGFREQRGEYGSRIGGGGGGGGGGGGGGGGGNGGGGGGGDSLDVPVPRFAVGIVIGRNGEMIKKIQNDTGVRIQFKPDDGSTPDRIAQIMGPPDQAQHAAEIISDLLRSVQAGGPPGHGGGGGGGGGGGGRGRGRGQGNWNMGPPGGLQEFTFTVPTMKTGLIIGKGGETIKGISQQSGARIELQRNPPPNADPNIKMFTVRGSPQQIDYARQLVEEKIGGPVTPMGGPHGPPGPHGGPGPHGPPGPPGPPGAPMGPYNPGPYNQGPPGPHGPPAPYQPQGWGNGYPHWQQGQPDPNVSGPDKAAADANAAAWAAYYAQYGQQPQTPMTPTSGAPGTTQTNGQGDPQAAGQSGQADYSKAWEEYYKKTGQQSQQPQDYTKAWEEYYKKQGQAAPQATAAAAASQPGGQPDYSAAWAEYYRQQAAYYGTTSPQAMGAAPQAPQVHPR from the exons aTGGCTGACTACAGCAACGTGGCTCCCCCGTCCTCTAACTCCGGTGGCGGGATGAACGACGCTTTTAAAGATGCTCTGCAGCGAGCACGACAGGTAGGAAGACCC ATCGCAGCGAAGATCGGAGGCGATGGCGTCGCGGCTCCTCCATCAAATGAGTTTGGCTACGGAGGCCAGAAAAGGCCCCTGGAGGACGCTG ACCAGCCAGAGACGAAGAAAGTGGCTACAAGTGATG cCTTTTCAGGAATGGGAGGAATGGGTGGTGCCCCAAG GTCATTGTCAGAAGAGTTCAAGGTCCCAGATGGAATGGTCGGCTTCA TCATTGGAAGAGGGGGCGAACAAATATCACGTCTGCAGCAGGAATCTGGCTGTAAAATACAGATTGCCCCTG ACAGCGGTGGCATGCCAGACAGGTCGGTGACGTTAACGGGACCACCAGAAGCAATCCA GGGTGCAAAGAGACTACTATCAGAGATTGTTGAGAAGGGACGTCCAGCTCCAGCGTTCCATCACAACGACGGTCCGGGAATGACTGTTCAGGAGATCATGGTCCCTGCCTCTAAAGCCGGACTTGTCATTGGAAAGGGTGGAGAAACCATCAAAAGCCTTCAG GAACGAGCCGGGGTGAAGATGGTCATGATCCAAGATGGACCCCAAAACACAGGCGCAGACAAGCCACTTCGAATTTCAGGAGAGCCCTTTAAAGTTCAG CAAGCCAAAGAAATGGTCATGGAGCTGATCAGAGACCAGGGCTTCAGAGAGCAGAGGGGCGAGTATGGTTCGAGAattggaggaggtggaggaggcggcggtggtggaggaggtggtggcggcggcggcaatggaggaggaggcggaggaggagatAGCTTGGAC GTCCCCGTCCCCCGGTTTGCTGTGGGTATCGTCATTGGCAGAAATGGAGAGATGATCAAGAAGATACAGAATGACACGGGCGTCCGGATTCAGTTTAAACCAG ATGACGGCAGCACACCAGACAGAATAGCACAGATCATGGGCCCCCCTGACCAGGCTCAACACGCAGCAGAGATCATATCTGACCTGCTGAGGAGTGTTCAGGCTGGAGGACCCCCAGGacatggtggtggtggcggcggaggaggcggcggcggcggcagagGGCGTGGCCGTGGGCAGGGCAACTGGAACATggggccccctggtggcctaCAGGAGTTTACCTTCACGGTCCCAACTATGAAGACAGGCCTCATCATTGGAAAAG GTGGTGAGACAATCAAGGGCATCAGCCAACAGTCCGGAGCCAGGATTGAGCTACAGAGGAATCCTCCACCCAACGCTGATCCCAACATCAAAATGTTCACAGTCAGAGGCTCCCCCCAACAGATCGACTACGCCAGgcagctggtggaggagaaaaTCGGA ggacCAGTCACACCAATGGGCGGCCCACATGGTCCCCCTGGTCCACATGGAGGCCCAGGCCCACATGGTCCTCCTGGGCCACCTGGACCTCCCGGGGCTCCCATGGGTCCATACAACCCTGGACCATATAACCAGGGACCTCCAGGGCCACA tgGTCCTCCCGCACCTTACCAGCCTCAGGGATGGGGCAATGGCTACCCACACTGGCAGCAGGGACAACCTGATCCAA ACGTTTCTGGTCCAGataaagcagcagctgatgccAACGCAGCAGCGTGGGCAGCCTACTACGCTCAGTACGGACAACAGCCACAGACGCCCATGACCCCAACAAGTGGCGCTCCCGGCACAACTCAAACAAACGGCCAAg GTGACCCACAggctgcaggtcagagtggacAGGCAGATTACTCCAAGGCCTGGGAGGAATATTACAAGAAAACTG GTCAACAGAGTCAACAACCTCAGGACTACACGAAAGCCTGGGAGGAATATTACAAGAAGCAAG GTCAAGCGGCCCCTCAGGCcactgcagcagcggcagcctCCCAGCCTGGAGGCCAGCCTGACTACAGCGCTGCCTGGGCGGAGTACTACCGGCAGCAGGCTGCGTACTATGGTACAACGAGCCCTCAGGCGATGGGTGCAGCACCACAAGCCCCTCAGGTACACCCCCGATAA
- the fubp1 gene encoding far upstream element-binding protein 1 isoform X2 — translation MADYSNVAPPSSNSGGGMNDAFKDALQRARQVGRPIAAKIGGDGVAAPPSNEFGYGGQKRPLEDAGGYFPMPNLNIDQPETKKVATSDAFSGMGGMGGAPRSLSEEFKVPDGMVGFIIGRGGEQISRLQQESGCKIQIAPDSGGMPDRSVTLTGPPEAIQGAKRLLSEIVEKGRPAPAFHHNDGPGMTVQEIMVPASKAGLVIGKGGETIKSLQERAGVKMVMIQDGPQNTGADKPLRISGEPFKVQQAKEMVMELIRDQGFREQRGEYGSRIGGGGGGGGGGGGGGGGGNGGGGGGGDSLDVPVPRFAVGIVIGRNGEMIKKIQNDTGVRIQFKPDDGSTPDRIAQIMGPPDQAQHAAEIISDLLRSVQAGGPPGHGGGGGGGGGGGGRGRGRGQGNWNMGPPGGLQEFTFTVPTMKTGLIIGKGGETIKGISQQSGARIELQRNPPPNADPNIKMFTVRGSPQQIDYARQLVEEKIGGPVTPMGGPHGPPGPHGGPGPHGPPGPPGPPGAPMGPYNPGPYNQGPPGPHGPPAPYQPQGWGNGYPHWQQGQPDPNVSGPDKAAADANAAAWAAYYAQYGQQPQTPMTPTSGAPGTTQTNGQGDPQAAGQSGQADYSKAWEEYYKKTGQQSQQPQDYTKAWEEYYKKQGQAAPQATAAAAASQPGGQPDYSAAWAEYYRQQAAYYGTTSPQAMGAAPQAPQGQ, via the exons aTGGCTGACTACAGCAACGTGGCTCCCCCGTCCTCTAACTCCGGTGGCGGGATGAACGACGCTTTTAAAGATGCTCTGCAGCGAGCACGACAGGTAGGAAGACCC ATCGCAGCGAAGATCGGAGGCGATGGCGTCGCGGCTCCTCCATCAAATGAGTTTGGCTACGGAGGCCAGAAAAGGCCCCTGGAGGACGCTGGTGGGTATTTTCCCATGCCTAACCTGAATATCG ACCAGCCAGAGACGAAGAAAGTGGCTACAAGTGATG cCTTTTCAGGAATGGGAGGAATGGGTGGTGCCCCAAG GTCATTGTCAGAAGAGTTCAAGGTCCCAGATGGAATGGTCGGCTTCA TCATTGGAAGAGGGGGCGAACAAATATCACGTCTGCAGCAGGAATCTGGCTGTAAAATACAGATTGCCCCTG ACAGCGGTGGCATGCCAGACAGGTCGGTGACGTTAACGGGACCACCAGAAGCAATCCA GGGTGCAAAGAGACTACTATCAGAGATTGTTGAGAAGGGACGTCCAGCTCCAGCGTTCCATCACAACGACGGTCCGGGAATGACTGTTCAGGAGATCATGGTCCCTGCCTCTAAAGCCGGACTTGTCATTGGAAAGGGTGGAGAAACCATCAAAAGCCTTCAG GAACGAGCCGGGGTGAAGATGGTCATGATCCAAGATGGACCCCAAAACACAGGCGCAGACAAGCCACTTCGAATTTCAGGAGAGCCCTTTAAAGTTCAG CAAGCCAAAGAAATGGTCATGGAGCTGATCAGAGACCAGGGCTTCAGAGAGCAGAGGGGCGAGTATGGTTCGAGAattggaggaggtggaggaggcggcggtggtggaggaggtggtggcggcggcggcaatggaggaggaggcggaggaggagatAGCTTGGAC GTCCCCGTCCCCCGGTTTGCTGTGGGTATCGTCATTGGCAGAAATGGAGAGATGATCAAGAAGATACAGAATGACACGGGCGTCCGGATTCAGTTTAAACCAG ATGACGGCAGCACACCAGACAGAATAGCACAGATCATGGGCCCCCCTGACCAGGCTCAACACGCAGCAGAGATCATATCTGACCTGCTGAGGAGTGTTCAGGCTGGAGGACCCCCAGGacatggtggtggtggcggcggaggaggcggcggcggcggcagagGGCGTGGCCGTGGGCAGGGCAACTGGAACATggggccccctggtggcctaCAGGAGTTTACCTTCACGGTCCCAACTATGAAGACAGGCCTCATCATTGGAAAAG GTGGTGAGACAATCAAGGGCATCAGCCAACAGTCCGGAGCCAGGATTGAGCTACAGAGGAATCCTCCACCCAACGCTGATCCCAACATCAAAATGTTCACAGTCAGAGGCTCCCCCCAACAGATCGACTACGCCAGgcagctggtggaggagaaaaTCGGA ggacCAGTCACACCAATGGGCGGCCCACATGGTCCCCCTGGTCCACATGGAGGCCCAGGCCCACATGGTCCTCCTGGGCCACCTGGACCTCCCGGGGCTCCCATGGGTCCATACAACCCTGGACCATATAACCAGGGACCTCCAGGGCCACA tgGTCCTCCCGCACCTTACCAGCCTCAGGGATGGGGCAATGGCTACCCACACTGGCAGCAGGGACAACCTGATCCAA ACGTTTCTGGTCCAGataaagcagcagctgatgccAACGCAGCAGCGTGGGCAGCCTACTACGCTCAGTACGGACAACAGCCACAGACGCCCATGACCCCAACAAGTGGCGCTCCCGGCACAACTCAAACAAACGGCCAAg GTGACCCACAggctgcaggtcagagtggacAGGCAGATTACTCCAAGGCCTGGGAGGAATATTACAAGAAAACTG GTCAACAGAGTCAACAACCTCAGGACTACACGAAAGCCTGGGAGGAATATTACAAGAAGCAAG GTCAAGCGGCCCCTCAGGCcactgcagcagcggcagcctCCCAGCCTGGAGGCCAGCCTGACTACAGCGCTGCCTGGGCGGAGTACTACCGGCAGCAGGCTGCGTACTATGGTACAACGAGCCCTCAGGCGATGGGTGCAGCACCACAAGCCCCTCAG GGCCAGTAA
- the fubp1 gene encoding far upstream element-binding protein 1 isoform X17, producing the protein MADYSNVAPPSSNSGGGMNDAFKDALQRARQVGRPIAAKIGGDGVAAPPSNEFGYGGQKRPLEDADQPETKKVATSDAFSGMGGMGGAPRSLSEEFKVPDGMVGFIIGRGGEQISRLQQESGCKIQIAPDSGGMPDRSVTLTGPPEAIQGAKRLLSEIVEKGRPAPAFHHNDGPGMTVQEIMVPASKAGLVIGKGGETIKSLQERAGVKMVMIQDGPQNTGADKPLRISGEPFKVQQAKEMVMELIRDQGFREQRGEYGSRIGGGGGGGGGGGGGGGGGNGGGGGGGDSLDVPVPRFAVGIVIGRNGEMIKKIQNDTGVRIQFKPDDGSTPDRIAQIMGPPDQAQHAAEIISDLLRSVQAGGPPGHGGGGGGGGGGGGRGRGRGQGNWNMGPPGGLQEFTFTVPTMKTGLIIGKGGETIKGISQQSGARIELQRNPPPNADPNIKMFTVRGSPQQIDYARQLVEEKIGGPVTPMGGPHGPPGPHGGPGPHGPPGPPGPPGAPMGPYNPGPYNQGPPGPHGPPAPYQPQGWGNGYPHWQQGQPDPNKAAADANAAAWAAYYAQYGQQPQTPMTPTSGAPGTTQTNGQGQQSQQPQDYTKAWEEYYKKQGQAAPQATAAAAASQPGGQPDYSAAWAEYYRQQAAYYGTTSPQAMGAAPQAPQGQ; encoded by the exons aTGGCTGACTACAGCAACGTGGCTCCCCCGTCCTCTAACTCCGGTGGCGGGATGAACGACGCTTTTAAAGATGCTCTGCAGCGAGCACGACAGGTAGGAAGACCC ATCGCAGCGAAGATCGGAGGCGATGGCGTCGCGGCTCCTCCATCAAATGAGTTTGGCTACGGAGGCCAGAAAAGGCCCCTGGAGGACGCTG ACCAGCCAGAGACGAAGAAAGTGGCTACAAGTGATG cCTTTTCAGGAATGGGAGGAATGGGTGGTGCCCCAAG GTCATTGTCAGAAGAGTTCAAGGTCCCAGATGGAATGGTCGGCTTCA TCATTGGAAGAGGGGGCGAACAAATATCACGTCTGCAGCAGGAATCTGGCTGTAAAATACAGATTGCCCCTG ACAGCGGTGGCATGCCAGACAGGTCGGTGACGTTAACGGGACCACCAGAAGCAATCCA GGGTGCAAAGAGACTACTATCAGAGATTGTTGAGAAGGGACGTCCAGCTCCAGCGTTCCATCACAACGACGGTCCGGGAATGACTGTTCAGGAGATCATGGTCCCTGCCTCTAAAGCCGGACTTGTCATTGGAAAGGGTGGAGAAACCATCAAAAGCCTTCAG GAACGAGCCGGGGTGAAGATGGTCATGATCCAAGATGGACCCCAAAACACAGGCGCAGACAAGCCACTTCGAATTTCAGGAGAGCCCTTTAAAGTTCAG CAAGCCAAAGAAATGGTCATGGAGCTGATCAGAGACCAGGGCTTCAGAGAGCAGAGGGGCGAGTATGGTTCGAGAattggaggaggtggaggaggcggcggtggtggaggaggtggtggcggcggcggcaatggaggaggaggcggaggaggagatAGCTTGGAC GTCCCCGTCCCCCGGTTTGCTGTGGGTATCGTCATTGGCAGAAATGGAGAGATGATCAAGAAGATACAGAATGACACGGGCGTCCGGATTCAGTTTAAACCAG ATGACGGCAGCACACCAGACAGAATAGCACAGATCATGGGCCCCCCTGACCAGGCTCAACACGCAGCAGAGATCATATCTGACCTGCTGAGGAGTGTTCAGGCTGGAGGACCCCCAGGacatggtggtggtggcggcggaggaggcggcggcggcggcagagGGCGTGGCCGTGGGCAGGGCAACTGGAACATggggccccctggtggcctaCAGGAGTTTACCTTCACGGTCCCAACTATGAAGACAGGCCTCATCATTGGAAAAG GTGGTGAGACAATCAAGGGCATCAGCCAACAGTCCGGAGCCAGGATTGAGCTACAGAGGAATCCTCCACCCAACGCTGATCCCAACATCAAAATGTTCACAGTCAGAGGCTCCCCCCAACAGATCGACTACGCCAGgcagctggtggaggagaaaaTCGGA ggacCAGTCACACCAATGGGCGGCCCACATGGTCCCCCTGGTCCACATGGAGGCCCAGGCCCACATGGTCCTCCTGGGCCACCTGGACCTCCCGGGGCTCCCATGGGTCCATACAACCCTGGACCATATAACCAGGGACCTCCAGGGCCACA tgGTCCTCCCGCACCTTACCAGCCTCAGGGATGGGGCAATGGCTACCCACACTGGCAGCAGGGACAACCTGATCCAA ataaagcagcagctgatgccAACGCAGCAGCGTGGGCAGCCTACTACGCTCAGTACGGACAACAGCCACAGACGCCCATGACCCCAACAAGTGGCGCTCCCGGCACAACTCAAACAAACGGCCAAg GTCAACAGAGTCAACAACCTCAGGACTACACGAAAGCCTGGGAGGAATATTACAAGAAGCAAG GTCAAGCGGCCCCTCAGGCcactgcagcagcggcagcctCCCAGCCTGGAGGCCAGCCTGACTACAGCGCTGCCTGGGCGGAGTACTACCGGCAGCAGGCTGCGTACTATGGTACAACGAGCCCTCAGGCGATGGGTGCAGCACCACAAGCCCCTCAG GGCCAGTAA